A window from Electrophorus electricus isolate fEleEle1 chromosome 7, fEleEle1.pri, whole genome shotgun sequence encodes these proteins:
- the cpm gene encoding carboxypeptidase M isoform X1, with protein MALVWLCLCLGLGSLLSSGCGLEFLYHNTAQVEQYLQGISKDYPAFTHLHSIGRSVEGRELWVLILGQHAREHRVGIPEFKYVGNMHGNEVVGRVLLLQLIEHLTRGYLHDLFVTRLLNSTRIHILPSMNPDGFESANRDCLYSQGRFNKNGVDLNRNFPDAFSGDNVPVREKEVVAVMEWIKNETFVLSANLHGGAVVASYAYDNSNGGQELQGDSSITPDNDVFVHLASTYSLSHGNMHKGNSCPDSKDFTNGITNGYRWYPLRGGMQDYNYVWGQCLELTLELSCCKFPPESDLPGLWEANKPALLAYMGQVHLGLKGQVLDSNGIPVQNASVEVLGRLNLCPFRTNRNGEYYRLLLPGNYTIMVTCPGHETLTETVSVPYGPDQFSALTHNFWLRKCVSSTVPGTTTCVMSRPRPTENRSAALKPSSFTALIAFTVHRLLVSLLECPHSTLVSTLVYLYALLF; from the exons ATGGCCCTTGTATGGCTCTGCCTCTGCCTCGGCCTCGGCTCTCTGCTGTCATCCGGTTGCGGTTTGGAGTTCCTCTATCACAACACGGCTCAGGTCGAGCAGTACCTGCAAGGCATCAGCAAGGACTACCCCGCCTTCACGCATCTGCACAGCATCGGACGCTCCGTGGAAG GGAGAGAACTTTGGGTGCTAATACTGGGTCAACACGCACGAGAGCATCGCGTCGGCATCCCAGAATTCAAATACGTCGGTAACATGCATGGCAatgag gtggtgggacGTGTCTTGTTACTACAGCTGATTGAGCATCTGACCAGAGGATACCTGCACGATCTGTTTGTGACAAGGTTGCTGAACAGCACGCGCATCCACATCCTCCCCTCCATGAACCCAGATGGCTTTGAATCAGCTAACAGGGACTGCTTGTACTCGCAGGGCAG GTTCAATAAGAATGGTGTGGATCTGAACCGGAACTTTCCGGATGCCTTCTCAGGAGACAATGTTCCggtgagggagaaggaggtggTGGCTGTGATGGAATGGATAAAGAACGAAACATTTGTCCTCTCTGCTAACCTCCACGGGGGAGCCGTAGTGGCCAGCTATGCCTACGACAACAGCAATGGAG GTCAAGAACTGCAGGGAGACTCTAGCATCACCCCCGACAATGACGTGTTTGTCCATCTGGCTAGCACCTACTCTCTCAGCCACGGAAACATGCACAAGGGAAACAGCTGCCCCGATTCCAAAGACTTCACCAATGGCATCACCAACGGCTACAGATGGTATCCCCTTAGAG ggggcATGCAGGATTATAATTACGTGTGGGGACAGTGTTTGGAGCTCACTCTCGAACTCTCCTGTTGTAAGTTTCCTCCAGAAAGTGATCTGCCAGGCCTGTGGGAGGCCAACAAGCCAGCACTCCTAGCTTACATGGGGCAAGTTCATCtag GGCTGAAAGGTCAAGTGCTGGACTCGAATGGCATCCCCGTCCAAAACGCCTCAGTGGAGGTGCTGGGGAGGCTAAACCTTTGTCCATTCAGGACGAATCGCAATGGGGAGTATTACAGACTGCTGCTGCCTGGCAACTACACGATCATG GTGACGTGCCCAGGACATGAGACGCTCACAGAGACCGTTTCTGTGCCATACGGCCCAGACCAGTTCAGCGCTTTGACGCACAACTTCTGGCTTCGGAAGTGTGTAAGCAGTACTGTCCCAGGAACGACCACGTGCGTGATGTCGAGGCCCAGACCCACCGAGAACCGTAGCGCCGCTCTGAAGCCCAGCTCCTTTACTGCACTTATTGCCTTCACAGTTCATAGACTGCTGGTGTCCTTACTGGAATGTCCACATTCCACACTGGTGTCCACATTGGTATACTTATACGCActgctattttaa
- the cpm gene encoding carboxypeptidase M isoform X2, which yields MHGNEVVGRVLLLQLIEHLTRGYLHDLFVTRLLNSTRIHILPSMNPDGFESANRDCLYSQGRFNKNGVDLNRNFPDAFSGDNVPVREKEVVAVMEWIKNETFVLSANLHGGAVVASYAYDNSNGGQELQGDSSITPDNDVFVHLASTYSLSHGNMHKGNSCPDSKDFTNGITNGYRWYPLRGGMQDYNYVWGQCLELTLELSCCKFPPESDLPGLWEANKPALLAYMGQVHLGLKGQVLDSNGIPVQNASVEVLGRLNLCPFRTNRNGEYYRLLLPGNYTIMVTCPGHETLTETVSVPYGPDQFSALTHNFWLRKCVSSTVPGTTTCVMSRPRPTENRSAALKPSSFTALIAFTVHRLLVSLLECPHSTLVSTLVYLYALLF from the exons ATGCATGGCAatgag gtggtgggacGTGTCTTGTTACTACAGCTGATTGAGCATCTGACCAGAGGATACCTGCACGATCTGTTTGTGACAAGGTTGCTGAACAGCACGCGCATCCACATCCTCCCCTCCATGAACCCAGATGGCTTTGAATCAGCTAACAGGGACTGCTTGTACTCGCAGGGCAG GTTCAATAAGAATGGTGTGGATCTGAACCGGAACTTTCCGGATGCCTTCTCAGGAGACAATGTTCCggtgagggagaaggaggtggTGGCTGTGATGGAATGGATAAAGAACGAAACATTTGTCCTCTCTGCTAACCTCCACGGGGGAGCCGTAGTGGCCAGCTATGCCTACGACAACAGCAATGGAG GTCAAGAACTGCAGGGAGACTCTAGCATCACCCCCGACAATGACGTGTTTGTCCATCTGGCTAGCACCTACTCTCTCAGCCACGGAAACATGCACAAGGGAAACAGCTGCCCCGATTCCAAAGACTTCACCAATGGCATCACCAACGGCTACAGATGGTATCCCCTTAGAG ggggcATGCAGGATTATAATTACGTGTGGGGACAGTGTTTGGAGCTCACTCTCGAACTCTCCTGTTGTAAGTTTCCTCCAGAAAGTGATCTGCCAGGCCTGTGGGAGGCCAACAAGCCAGCACTCCTAGCTTACATGGGGCAAGTTCATCtag GGCTGAAAGGTCAAGTGCTGGACTCGAATGGCATCCCCGTCCAAAACGCCTCAGTGGAGGTGCTGGGGAGGCTAAACCTTTGTCCATTCAGGACGAATCGCAATGGGGAGTATTACAGACTGCTGCTGCCTGGCAACTACACGATCATG GTGACGTGCCCAGGACATGAGACGCTCACAGAGACCGTTTCTGTGCCATACGGCCCAGACCAGTTCAGCGCTTTGACGCACAACTTCTGGCTTCGGAAGTGTGTAAGCAGTACTGTCCCAGGAACGACCACGTGCGTGATGTCGAGGCCCAGACCCACCGAGAACCGTAGCGCCGCTCTGAAGCCCAGCTCCTTTACTGCACTTATTGCCTTCACAGTTCATAGACTGCTGGTGTCCTTACTGGAATGTCCACATTCCACACTGGTGTCCACATTGGTATACTTATACGCActgctattttaa